In Amyelois transitella isolate CPQ chromosome W, ilAmyTran1.1, whole genome shotgun sequence, the genomic stretch TTTAAAGTTTTCCGCCGAGTGTTCAGGCACGCACTGAAATTCTAAATTATTGTCCCGAGATAGTTGCTCAAACTGATTTAGTTTAGAACCAAGATCCACGACTTGCGCCTGCAGAATACCTAAGTCCGACCGCAGTTCTTTATTTTCTGACCTCAATTCTTCCCAGTCTTTGGATTTCTGTTCAAGAGCTTCCTGGAGTTGATCGTACCTGTCTGACATATATTGTATGCTAGTGGTTAATTCCTGCAGTTTTGCGCGTGTATCAGCGCTATCAGCGGCAAAATCACGAATGATGTCCTTTCGCTGACGAGACAAGGCTTCTTCGAGACTTCTGTCAAAGTAACTTTTTAAGTCTGCAATACTGCTGATATCTGATGAATCGCCAGCACGCGAGGACGTCGCAGATGGAGGAAGAGTATCTGAGATATCACCTCGCCGATCAATTGACTTGCATTCAGTACACTTCCATGAACACTTGCAGGCCTTAGATTCCTTTGCAAAATTCTCTGGAGAAATATCCAGACACTGATAGTGATAGGTAGCGGCACATTTAGAACAGCCCTTGACATCTGTAGTTTTTATCTGTTTTTTACATTTCCTGCAGATAGACATATTTTCAACTCCCGATAAAGTAGGGAAATTTTCTAATACGGGTAACACTAAGTAAATGTCAGATTCAAATTAGATATGTTAATTGAAGTTGACAGCTGTCAATTGAGTTTGGCAGTTCAGTTATTAGCCcaaatgtaggtaggtagttatTGACAACTTTATATTGAGGGTACAAAAATACTACTTATCTTGGTAGTATTTAGTATGATTCCGTCGATGAAATCCTTGGATAACACTTAGGCAGCAATCAAACGTGAGGAACTAACTTTTAGAAATGTTTTCAGAAGAACCACAactattttacaacaaaaaatataaaaaatatcgggCGTACACTATTACACAGAAATTCGGCAGGGTTGCCActgttttcaatatttttttttactatcgcgtcaaagtttatttttttatttcacctaCCGTGTAATCTTATATCAACTCCCAGGCGAAGCCGGGTATTatagctagtatataataagtttttgaTTCAGTCGCTAATATACGGAGTTAAGTATAAcacgtttattattataaattatccCCAAAGTCGGAATACCCTaaagtggtttttttttatatatattgtggacttttaaatttaaagtgtGGACATGAATCACCAAGTACTTCCTCCGGCCGGTGTACCAGTTACCTCCAAGGCATCTGCAGGTGAACCGGTAGTGCGTGATGATGCCGCGCTGGCAAGTATCACTGTGTCATCTAGGGTTCCGGATTTTTGGACAAACTAACCGCGACTCTGGTTTGTTCAATTTGAAGCCGCAGTGGAAAGCCAAAAACTCAGCGATGCGGCCAAACAAAACCTGGTAGTTACTAAGCTCAACAAAACAGCTATTCAATAATTAAGTGATCTGTTATTGTTTCCACCAGAAACCAGAAAGTACCAGACCCTTAAAGATCGATTGCTTCAAGTTTTCGAGGAATCGGAAAGTAGGCAATTTCAAAAATTGCTTAGCGAGGTGGAGCTCGGTACTCAAAAACCGTCTCAGTTATTTCGGCGTATGAGAGAATTGGCTCGGGGAAAAATACCGGACTCCACATTGCAAATAATTTGGAATGGTCATCTTCCATCTGCTGTACAGGCTGTTTTAGCAGTAACCGAAGTGAAGGAGCTGGAGAAATTGGCTATAGTGGCTGACAACGTTACGGAGGCGTCCAGGCCCGTCGAAGTGGCAGAAGTGGAGTCACGCTCCACAAACAGCTCTACTAGGGACCTGACATCAATGATTCAGCAGTTGAGCATCGAGGTTGCGGAACTACGCCGTTCTCGACAACCGCAAAGAGGGCAGCGAGGTAGACGATTCCGACCGCCTAGGTCGAGAACTAAGGACTCCAGCTCTCCCTGTCGATATCAGGAAAGCCCagactattaataatttcaaaaatctcgttaggtctcattatctactctatcctaagtatatgttattataatgtatttatgtgtatttgtatgtatttatatgtattatatatagatatatattatgtatgtattttattatgttcaaacatttatttatcttgcctgcgccaacgccgatctcctgtttggtttccttccacccaaaggttgactggaagagattgctttagcgataagtccgcctttgtaccatctatatctgctttgtgttgttttgtatgttttctcttatggtgcaataaagagttttatctatctatctatattccTAGGGCTGTGCAATATCAATCGgagttaaacaaatatttgcatAATTGTAAGAAAAATGATCAGACGATTATAGAGTGGACGGATAAGGCAGACGAGGCATTTAAGAAATGTAAGGAAAGCTTACAAAGCGCCGCTACAATATTTTACCCATTGCCCAATAGTAATTTAGCACTTATGGCAGACGCTTAAAACACTTGTGTTGGTGCCATCTTGCAGCAGCGTGTTAATAATGTCTGGCAACCTTTaggctatttttaaaaaaaaattacacaaacaGAGACTAAGTATTCTACGTACGATAAGGAATTGTTAGCAATATTTATGGCcatcaaacattttaaaagtttattggaAGGTcgaattttaagaatttttacgGACCATAAACCTCTTATCCGTATAACGCATTTTCAAAAATGAGCAGTGACAAGGAAAGTCCGAGGAGTATAAGGCAACTTTCTTATATTAGCGAATTTACTACagacataaaatatgtacgtatgcggtctgctgaaagccgctttgcgacgatgaatgtaagaggaggaatgaaggataagattgatgaagtatgccagatgatggatgtaagacgtttggatgtgttgtgcgtgaatgaaacgaagcggaaaggatgcgacgcgacgcagcacggcccttacacagcttattggtctggaatttccagtatcagccgaggctgtcaaggggtcggtctaattctctctgcacgaatggctgaatgtgtgaatgagtatgagtgtgtcagccttctttggattaggctgaaagttggaatcactcggatcttcgttctaggtgtttatgcaccgtgggatgtgagttcgaggggtacaacaacagcaaaaagcgaaaacgaggagttctggaatagtgtaagagaagtattgaaagttaccaagccaaatgagaagattattatgctaggtgattttaatggatggatgggtgtaaagcgtgatggatatgaaaaggtgcttggtgcgtttggtgacgaaaaggtgaatgataatggaagaagtgtattagaaatttgtctagagtgggatctttttgtgtcgaactcaatgtttcaacataaagagatccacacctacacaagagtggaaagtattttaaaaagtatgatagactttgtgattgtagatgaaagattgaagaacaaagtgctggatacccgtgcatatcgcggtgctggcattgactcagaccatttactggtgatatcccggttaaggggtatcttcaatcgctggcggcacagggtaagggagcaaaccagcgctttggaaagagtgaaagtagaaaatttgcaagatatggatgtagctaagaagtatattaatagactgaaggatgaatttgaagatttagatgagaggagcgatattgaagatggatggaaggaatttaaagaaagaattgtgaaagtagctgttgaagtgtgtggtgtaagtagaagaaggaaagggaaaaatcacaaaaatgcgtggatgagtaaagatgtgcaagaacttgtgcgattaaccCTTAACTTGGCACGACCAAAAAATATGTCAGTTTTGACTGATTTTTGAAATACAGgatatttatactatttttaacttgggaaaaataataaaaaaaaatagttttatgtagtttttgaaaaatcatATGTATCTTTTTGGATACTATGCCAATTGCTTAAAGTAACTACATCTCTAAAATAGTGTATCTTTAAAGATACGTTGCTAGAATTTCTACCTACcataaactatataaaaaataaaacaatgtattattttcttcatcaATCAACATTTTAATCAGTCTTACTAAACGAGATCACAATTATTTCAGTTTGGACACTTGGCAATATTGCCATTAGATAATTTACtcaaacttaaattaaaatagtttacttatttataactaaatcAGCCTTCTAGATATATTGAGAATCAAAATCAACATTTCAACTGAACATTGACATAAAAAGAacgtaaaaaatgtttaaaacaaaacaaagacTAGTAAAACttatagaaatattaatataacataatGTCACTAAAGTCTCCTCTTAGAcctattaaaattcaaaatcaacATTCATCTAAACAtccatataaaaaagtaaaaaacaaaatgtcagACTAGGAACCCTTATGGAAAGATTCAAAACAATTTCGTTTGTCCATTAGGCACAATCTAACTTTGCATTTCTTACACAAAATTGTTGTTTGCCCTAATTTGCAAAAGCGACAACGTCCTTTTTTATCTACTGCCGGCCAATGACCGATACAATCATATCTGATGCTGTCGATTGGTAAAGGACCAGATGGAGTAACAATCTTTGGGCTTTTGAAATCTTCTGGCTTAATTTCATCTCTACCAGCAGCAGCCAAAGCAGCAGCAACATTAAGACGAAAACATTTAAGCTTTAACGCAGGCTTCTGATTCGATAACTTGTGGTCCCTTCTATATAGAAGCCAAGCATTATTAACGCAAATGTCAAGCATTTGGGAAAAAATTACTAAGTACCATCTGTGCCCTTTAAACTCTGTTCTATATAAAGCCACAAGCATGTCGGCTAAATCGACACCACCCATATGTACATTGTACTGTTTGACTATTTGTGGACATTTTACTTTGGATCTAGctcttatatgtttattatatcgAAGAACTTCATCAAGAGGATGAGCATCTACAAAAGAGCTTGCTAAATGTATAGCTTTGTTGTCAAACCATTTGACAATAACTACTTTTCGTTTGGTGCTGACGATCTGGCAAAAACTGCCTCtgccattttttttcatgtatttGTCGCTCTTCAGTAATTTCTGTGCACCTCTCAATCTATTAGATCGTAACGTTCCTAAGCTAAATACACCGTAATTGTCACGAAGATATGTAACTAGCTctaaagaacaaaaaaagttGTCAAAATAAAGGACTGAACAAGCTGGATTCTGAATTGATTTTGTCAATGCAATGACCACCTTAGCACCAAAGCCCATGGTACTTTCTGCGGATGTGAACTCATTGAACCGAAAAGTATCCTCTCCTccatatattataaagtcgtACACTAAGCCAGATACACCTGCCCTTACGAAAACTTTGTACCCCCATTTTTTTGGTTTTCCCTTCATATACTGGCGTCTGTTCCCTGCACGCGTGCCCTTATAAGGGACCATCATCTCATCTATACTATACTTGCCTTCTTGTTCAATAGACAAACAGTTTTTTCTTATTCGTTCTAGTAAGGGACGGATTTTATAGTAACGATCGCCATCGTCTTCATTATTGTTggcaaaatgtaaaaattttctaattttttgaaatttcttgAGTGGCATTACATCCGCTACCTTAGAA encodes the following:
- the LOC106137833 gene encoding piggyBac transposable element-derived protein 2-like, with translation MGVVKMPAYTDFWAKESRYSKVADVMPLKKFQKIRKFLHFANNNEDDGDRYYKIRPLLERIRKNCLSIEQEGKYSIDEMMVPYKGTRAGNRRQYMKGKPKKWGYKVFVRAGVSGLVYDFIIYGGEDTFRFNEFTSAESTMGFGAKVVIALTKSIQNPACSVLYFDNFFCSLELVTYLRDNYGVFSLGTLRSNRLRGAQKLLKSDKYMKKNGRGSFCQIVSTKRKVVIVKWFDNKAIHLASSFVDAHPLDEVLRYNKHIRARSKVKCPQIVKQYNVHMGGVDLADMLVALYRTEFKGHRWYLVIFSQMLDICVNNAWLLYRRDHKLSNQKPALKLKCFRLNVAAALAAAGRDEIKPEDFKSPKIVTPSGPLPIDSIRYDCIGHWPAVDKKGRCRFCKLGQTTILCKKCKVRLCLMDKRNCFESFHKGS